In a genomic window of Pedobacter sp. KBS0701:
- a CDS encoding lacto-N-biose phosphorylase central domain-containing protein, whose product MKMLFKACILSVLICSSILVSAQTVTLDYFFNHETRKNKAGEVERFHYLWNEQAMSGFSIFGNVFKKEGFKLDSLETAPTIANLKGSDIYLIVDPDRPKENPRPNYIEADHITAISAWVKQGGVLVMFANDSANVELPHFNKLANVFGMHFTNEMQNHVIDDAHFEDGGIVIKNNPVFKTAKKIFMKDVCAIDTKNGAKPVLKNAAGATVIAATRFGKGNVIAIADPWLYDEYVNGRLPKEMGFENDKAAYDLVVWLKSLVKK is encoded by the coding sequence ATGAAAATGCTTTTTAAAGCTTGCATACTTTCTGTTTTAATCTGTTCATCTATCCTGGTAAGTGCACAAACTGTTACTTTAGATTATTTTTTTAATCACGAAACCCGAAAAAATAAAGCGGGAGAGGTAGAGCGTTTTCATTACCTGTGGAATGAACAGGCCATGAGTGGTTTTTCCATTTTTGGTAATGTATTTAAAAAAGAAGGATTTAAATTGGATTCGCTTGAAACAGCACCAACAATAGCTAATTTAAAAGGAAGTGATATCTACTTAATTGTAGATCCCGATCGTCCGAAAGAAAACCCTAGGCCGAATTACATAGAGGCTGACCACATTACTGCAATTTCTGCCTGGGTAAAGCAGGGTGGGGTATTGGTAATGTTTGCCAACGACAGCGCAAATGTAGAATTACCGCATTTTAATAAACTGGCTAATGTATTCGGTATGCATTTTACCAACGAAATGCAGAACCATGTAATTGATGATGCACATTTTGAAGATGGCGGTATCGTGATCAAAAATAATCCGGTGTTTAAAACGGCCAAAAAAATCTTCATGAAAGATGTATGCGCTATCGACACCAAAAATGGTGCAAAACCGGTTTTGAAAAATGCAGCTGGTGCAACGGTTATTGCCGCTACCAGATTTGGTAAAGGAAATGTAATTGCCATTGCCGACCCCTGGTTGTACGATGAATATGTAAATGGCCGTTTGCCAAAAGAGATGGGCTTCGAAAACGATAAAGCTGCCTACGATCTGGTGGTTTGGTTAAAAAGCCTCGTTAAAAAATAA
- a CDS encoding DUF1543 domain-containing protein: MNDLKLYMILLGSKAPKRNVEQHDYFFGIAHSLKDLVPEIKAFWPGTGTSLHIDGWREVTKVDDYGISIKLRDEHTSPSLHKLFFINLGGYLSNKLYEQHHIVLSVHDERAKAIQDAKKTVFFKTNSIKGANSHIDEKYGIDVDDIYKIEDILSEEAKQKYHIEIKPSSGLAEDEIHLGYFKLDKL, translated from the coding sequence ATGAACGATTTAAAACTATATATGATTTTACTGGGCTCGAAAGCCCCAAAAAGAAACGTAGAGCAGCATGACTATTTCTTCGGCATCGCCCATTCGCTAAAAGATCTCGTGCCCGAAATTAAGGCATTTTGGCCGGGAACAGGTACAAGCCTGCATATTGATGGCTGGCGCGAAGTAACCAAAGTTGATGATTATGGAATCAGTATTAAATTAAGGGATGAGCATACATCGCCATCGCTACATAAATTGTTCTTTATCAACCTTGGGGGCTATTTATCCAACAAATTATATGAACAGCACCATATAGTCCTATCGGTTCATGATGAAAGGGCCAAAGCTATACAGGATGCCAAGAAAACGGTATTTTTTAAAACCAATTCGATAAAAGGTGCCAATTCTCATATCGACGAAAAATATGGCATCGATGTAGATGATATTTATAAAATTGAGGATATTTTAAGTGAAGAGGCCAAACAGAAATACCACATCGAAATAAAACCATCTTCAGGATTAGCTGAAGATGAGATTCATTTGGGCTATTTTAAGTTGGATAAACTTTAA
- a CDS encoding FAD/NAD(P)-binding protein → MDTKTAKKKIAIIGGGPSGLFMYKRLVESKAPNFEIEIFERKDYLGAGMPYSAEGANVEHITNVSDNEIPIIYNSIEEWVKIAPKEILKKFDIDADKFNEYKVLPRLFFGEYLSAQFKLLKDVAENKGIKTNVHLNCVVEDITDLPADNQVEVSVKGQDKALFDQVIICTGHNWPKKYEGKIPHYFDSPYPPKKIALELNHTVGIMGSSLTAIDALRTLARQNGKFADNEDGTYSYQLANKGFKIVMHSRSGLLPAIRFHLEDSHLGKDETLSKAEIHKSIAQNGGFLPLDFVFEKNFKEMFIEKDPVFYKKIKNMNLEEFVTAMMDYREKMEPFDLFKKEYEEAEKSIEKRKSIYWKEALAILSFAMNYPAKYLSAEDMERLQKVLMPLISIVIAFVPQSSCRELLALHDAGVLSIVAVGDDAKVEPLKTGGADYHYKVDDKKVTVHFDTFIDCIGQPHLSFDDFPFKSLITDKTISPARLKFKSAAIGKEKMKRNDLVTKKGNDYLLTVPGITINDHFQVVDEAGQANNRIYIMAVPYIGGYNPDYSGIDFSEAASGAVLDRILK, encoded by the coding sequence ATGGATACGAAAACAGCAAAAAAAAAAATTGCCATCATTGGTGGCGGCCCGAGTGGTCTGTTCATGTATAAAAGATTAGTTGAATCTAAAGCTCCCAACTTCGAAATAGAGATATTCGAACGTAAAGATTATTTAGGGGCGGGCATGCCTTATAGTGCTGAAGGGGCAAATGTAGAACACATTACTAATGTGTCTGACAATGAAATTCCAATCATATATAACTCCATTGAAGAGTGGGTGAAAATTGCGCCAAAAGAGATTTTAAAAAAATTCGATATTGATGCCGATAAATTTAATGAGTATAAGGTATTACCCAGATTGTTTTTTGGCGAATATCTTTCCGCTCAGTTTAAGTTATTAAAAGATGTTGCTGAAAATAAAGGGATTAAGACCAATGTGCATTTAAATTGTGTAGTGGAGGATATTACCGATTTACCTGCCGATAATCAGGTTGAGGTAAGTGTTAAAGGACAAGATAAAGCCCTTTTCGACCAGGTAATCATTTGTACCGGTCATAACTGGCCAAAAAAATATGAAGGTAAAATCCCTCATTATTTCGATTCGCCATACCCGCCCAAAAAAATTGCGTTAGAACTAAACCACACCGTTGGCATTATGGGCTCTTCGTTAACTGCCATTGATGCATTAAGAACCCTGGCACGACAGAATGGAAAGTTTGCCGACAATGAAGATGGTACCTATTCTTACCAGTTAGCGAATAAAGGTTTTAAAATCGTTATGCACTCCCGAAGTGGTTTATTGCCGGCCATCAGGTTTCATTTGGAAGATTCGCACCTTGGTAAAGATGAAACGTTAAGCAAGGCAGAAATTCATAAGAGTATAGCTCAAAATGGAGGTTTTTTACCCTTAGATTTTGTATTTGAAAAGAATTTTAAAGAGATGTTCATTGAAAAAGATCCTGTTTTTTATAAAAAGATCAAAAACATGAATCTAGAGGAGTTCGTTACCGCAATGATGGACTACCGCGAAAAAATGGAACCATTTGATCTTTTCAAAAAGGAATATGAAGAGGCAGAAAAATCGATCGAGAAGAGGAAATCAATCTATTGGAAAGAGGCACTTGCCATTTTAAGTTTTGCGATGAACTACCCGGCAAAATACCTTTCAGCAGAGGATATGGAACGTTTGCAAAAAGTATTAATGCCACTCATTTCCATTGTAATTGCATTTGTACCCCAAAGTTCGTGCAGGGAATTGTTGGCCCTGCATGATGCTGGTGTGTTAAGTATTGTAGCTGTTGGCGATGATGCCAAAGTAGAACCCTTAAAAACCGGAGGTGCAGATTACCATTACAAGGTGGATGATAAAAAGGTTACTGTCCATTTCGATACCTTTATTGATTGCATCGGCCAACCGCATCTTTCTTTTGATGATTTTCCTTTTAAAAGCTTAATTACAGATAAGACCATAAGTCCGGCAAGATTAAAATTCAAGTCTGCTGCCATCGGAAAGGAAAAAATGAAGCGTAATGATTTAGTGACCAAAAAAGGCAATGATTACCTTTTAACTGTTCCTGGTATTACCATCAATGATCATTTCCAGGTAGTTGATGAGGCTGGGCAGGCGAATAATAGAATCTATATCATGGCCGTTCCGTACATTGGTGGTTATAATCCCGATTATTCCGGAATCGATTTCTCTGAAGCCGCATCAGGAGCGGTGTTGGACCGTATTTTGAAATAA
- a CDS encoding M23 family metallopeptidase, with the protein MKTLLFIFLSTLLFETPTIEKDRDRWKPYYTDASPAKTANQWFLPFDVVNRKKVNNIRIISIFGDHRNSYVKGHIHTAIDINPTQPKTKLVGVYAMANGIVCSVHLGENQRTVVVKHKLPNGQTMFTSYKHLKEVYVSNGQQVDQNTKLARLFTPQESKKYGGDYHHLHLEIRKKFDDYGCASWLTFNNTQLNERFYNPQVFIKEHIK; encoded by the coding sequence ATGAAAACATTATTATTTATCTTTTTATCGACGCTATTATTCGAAACGCCAACCATTGAAAAAGACCGTGATCGTTGGAAACCTTATTACACGGATGCATCTCCTGCAAAAACAGCCAATCAATGGTTTCTACCCTTTGATGTGGTTAACCGAAAAAAAGTAAATAACATCAGGATCATCAGCATTTTTGGCGATCACCGCAACAGTTACGTTAAAGGCCATATCCATACGGCCATTGATATCAATCCTACCCAACCCAAAACCAAACTCGTTGGCGTTTATGCCATGGCGAATGGAATAGTTTGCTCTGTACATTTGGGTGAAAATCAACGTACTGTGGTGGTTAAGCATAAACTCCCTAACGGCCAAACGATGTTTACCTCCTACAAACACCTGAAAGAAGTTTATGTAAGCAATGGTCAGCAAGTGGATCAAAACACGAAACTAGCCAGGTTATTTACACCGCAGGAAAGTAAAAAGTATGGTGGCGATTACCACCATCTTCATTTGGAAATCAGGAAAAAATTTGATGATTATGGCTGTGCAAGCTGGTTAACTTTTAATAATACGCAACTGAATGAACGGTTTTATAATCCTCAGGTATTTATAAAGGAACACATCAAATAG
- a CDS encoding IucA/IucC family siderophore biosynthesis protein has translation MSYNNFNHIKPLKKEVWDKVNLNYIAKSIVELMHEKLAEPTLVNTNEQGILNFHLATDTETIYYTFSGQQRALDYLHIDKQSIKKFVNGERVAVNNAPAFYTELQQTFGIKPFTLAHFIEETLNTLYADAYIHEKGRLTADELANADYQTIEHQMDGHPWATINKGRIGFNHSDQGKYAPEAAQKTQLAWLAVHKSRAQFKSIESISPFSFYNEELCLKQVHDFNQVLIRQELNPEDYFFVPVHEWQWNNKIVLQLAHDIAHQLIIPVGIGNDEYMCQNSIRTFFNVSEPKKHYVKTAISILNTSIFRGLSPKKLAIAPKVTQWAKDMLQGDEYLKQTCVVLLGEVATVAYTHPQYSKIPGSPYQYQEFLGAIWRESAENYLLEGENIMTMASLLYVDDNGKSMVQALIEKSGLDASTWLNAYLSAYLKPVLRIFYKHAFFFSPHGENTILVMKNGVPERIIIKDFVEEIVLTEESKAKLPNDLVDVLREINDELAPLFILSGIFDAVFRYLGNIFHSYIGMDEKQFWRQVADVILEFQQENKELASKFEKFDLFVPEFIRVCINRVRLLTHGYSESTDVPVPELIGTLVNPAAEALKEDVLV, from the coding sequence ATGAGTTACAACAATTTCAATCATATAAAACCTTTAAAAAAAGAAGTTTGGGACAAGGTAAACCTAAACTATATTGCAAAATCAATCGTGGAACTGATGCACGAAAAATTGGCAGAACCAACTCTTGTAAATACTAATGAGCAGGGCATTTTGAATTTCCATTTAGCTACCGATACTGAGACTATTTATTATACTTTCTCGGGTCAGCAGCGTGCTTTGGATTACCTGCACATCGATAAACAGAGTATTAAAAAGTTTGTGAACGGCGAGCGTGTAGCGGTAAATAATGCGCCGGCCTTTTATACCGAATTACAGCAAACTTTTGGCATTAAACCCTTTACACTCGCCCATTTCATTGAAGAAACGTTAAATACTTTATATGCTGATGCTTATATCCACGAAAAAGGCCGGTTAACCGCTGATGAACTGGCCAATGCTGATTACCAAACCATCGAACACCAGATGGACGGTCACCCATGGGCTACTATAAACAAAGGGCGTATCGGTTTTAACCACAGCGATCAGGGCAAATATGCACCAGAAGCGGCGCAGAAAACACAATTGGCCTGGCTGGCCGTCCACAAATCAAGGGCACAGTTTAAAAGCATCGAAAGCATTTCTCCGTTTTCTTTTTACAATGAGGAGCTTTGCCTGAAACAAGTCCACGATTTTAACCAGGTCTTGATCCGGCAGGAATTAAATCCTGAAGATTATTTCTTTGTCCCCGTTCATGAATGGCAGTGGAACAATAAAATTGTATTACAATTGGCGCATGACATTGCCCATCAGCTGATTATTCCGGTTGGCATTGGAAACGACGAATACATGTGCCAAAACAGCATCCGTACCTTCTTTAATGTAAGTGAGCCTAAAAAACATTATGTAAAAACGGCTATTTCTATTTTAAACACCTCCATTTTCAGGGGATTATCACCAAAAAAACTGGCCATTGCGCCAAAAGTTACCCAATGGGCAAAAGATATGCTACAGGGTGATGAATACCTGAAACAAACATGCGTTGTCCTTTTAGGTGAAGTGGCAACCGTAGCTTATACGCACCCCCAATATAGTAAAATACCGGGATCACCGTATCAATACCAGGAGTTTTTAGGTGCCATTTGGCGCGAAAGTGCAGAAAACTACTTGTTAGAAGGGGAAAACATCATGACGATGGCCAGTTTACTTTATGTAGATGACAATGGTAAAAGCATGGTACAGGCCCTGATCGAAAAATCGGGATTAGATGCTTCAACCTGGCTAAATGCTTATTTATCGGCTTATTTGAAACCGGTATTAAGAATTTTCTATAAACATGCCTTTTTCTTTAGTCCTCATGGTGAAAACACGATTCTGGTAATGAAGAATGGTGTTCCCGAACGGATTATCATTAAAGATTTTGTAGAAGAAATTGTATTAACCGAAGAATCGAAAGCGAAATTACCTAATGACCTTGTTGATGTTTTGAGGGAAATTAACGACGAATTGGCGCCTTTATTCATCCTTTCGGGCATATTCGACGCTGTTTTCAGGTATCTGGGCAATATTTTCCACAGTTATATTGGAATGGATGAAAAACAGTTCTGGCGTCAGGTTGCTGATGTAATTTTAGAATTTCAACAGGAAAACAAGGAATTAGCCTCAAAATTCGAAAAATTTGACCTTTTTGTACCTGAATTTATCAGGGTTTGCATTAATAGGGTAAGGTTGTTGACGCATGGTTACAGCGAAAGTACCGATGTTCCGGTTCCGGAATTGATTGGCACTTTGGTTAATCCTGCGGCAGAGGCTTTGAAAGAAGATGTTTTGGTGTAA
- a CDS encoding lysine N(6)-hydroxylase/L-ornithine N(5)-oxygenase family protein, whose protein sequence is MQEQKIYDIVGIGIGPFNLGLAALCAPINSLSTLFLDQANEFNWHPGMMLSDATLQVPFMADLVTMADPTSPYSFLNYLKQTDRLYKFYIREDFFVLRKEYNAYCKWAITHLQNCQFGQKVTTINYVDGIYQIEKLDQANGTTETILAKKIVLGTGTAPKVPDFINPTIHQHAIHSSEYLKFKQTLLEQKTVTIIGSGQSAAEIFYDLLPETENGLNLKWFTRPDRFFPMEYSKLTLELTSPEYVDHFYNLSDAKRKQLLSKQNSLFKGINFELINQIFDKLYELSVDGEKINAELMPNCQLNNLSLNNDGSYQLDFYHTESEKDFTVDTDAVVLATGYKYNEPGFLSAIIDRIARNADGLFQVHRNYAIDVNGNEIFVQNAELHTHGFVTPDLGMGAYRNASIVNAILGFEIYPVEKRIAFQQFSVNGEREVTKQSQGFIRDCHVEPVETP, encoded by the coding sequence ATGCAGGAACAGAAAATATATGACATTGTTGGGATTGGAATTGGTCCTTTCAATTTAGGTTTGGCCGCTTTATGTGCCCCAATCAACAGTTTATCTACTTTGTTTTTAGATCAGGCGAACGAATTTAACTGGCATCCTGGCATGATGTTGAGCGATGCTACTTTACAAGTCCCTTTTATGGCCGATCTGGTTACCATGGCCGATCCGACCAGTCCATACAGTTTTTTAAACTACTTAAAGCAAACCGATCGCCTTTATAAATTCTACATCAGGGAAGACTTTTTTGTATTGCGCAAAGAATATAATGCCTATTGTAAATGGGCCATTACGCACCTGCAAAACTGCCAGTTCGGGCAAAAAGTGACCACCATAAATTATGTTGATGGAATTTATCAGATCGAAAAGTTAGATCAGGCAAATGGTACTACTGAAACCATTTTGGCTAAAAAAATCGTACTCGGAACGGGCACAGCACCTAAAGTACCGGATTTTATTAATCCTACTATTCATCAACATGCGATACATTCTTCAGAGTATTTAAAGTTTAAACAGACCTTATTGGAGCAAAAAACCGTAACGATTATCGGCTCAGGACAAAGTGCCGCTGAAATTTTCTACGATCTTTTGCCTGAAACTGAGAATGGTTTAAATCTGAAGTGGTTTACCCGTCCAGACCGATTTTTCCCCATGGAATATTCGAAATTAACTTTAGAGCTGACCTCGCCAGAATATGTAGATCATTTTTACAATTTAAGCGATGCAAAACGTAAACAACTTTTAAGCAAACAGAATTCGTTGTTTAAAGGCATCAATTTCGAACTGATTAACCAGATTTTCGATAAACTTTACGAATTGAGTGTTGACGGCGAAAAAATCAATGCCGAACTCATGCCGAATTGCCAGTTGAATAACCTAAGCTTAAATAATGATGGCAGCTATCAGCTTGATTTTTATCACACCGAAAGCGAAAAAGATTTTACGGTTGATACAGATGCTGTGGTATTGGCTACAGGATACAAATATAACGAACCGGGCTTTTTATCAGCCATTATAGACCGCATTGCACGCAATGCAGACGGACTTTTTCAGGTACATCGTAATTATGCCATTGATGTAAACGGTAACGAAATCTTTGTTCAAAATGCCGAATTACACACGCATGGATTTGTAACACCAGATCTGGGTATGGGGGCATATCGCAATGCATCTATTGTCAACGCCATTTTAGGTTTCGAAATCTATCCGGTAGAAAAACGGATTGCTTTCCAGCAGTTTAGCGTAAATGGCGAGCGAGAGGTTACGAAACAGTCTCAGGGTTTCATCCGGGACTGTCACGTTGAACCTGTCGAAACGCCTTAA
- a CDS encoding GNAT family N-acetyltransferase, whose translation METNTLDSIKLQQISEETNFNALLNSYCREFTNWSRYTGIPKYDESLANYLVTTSDRLHIRFDFTAIGFEVYAPLKFYADSGRHVFNFPVIERNVDTDAINPITIYRFMEMATQFSAQEFTAVDAGLVKQRLANSIENLEAFLSFFKKNGKPVNFAKMSFIEAEQSLILGHNAHPLPKGRSGFNTKDELFKYSPETQGKFQLAYFLIAADNISEKNAEGFDMTDLFRMELLESNHAEIISLLDQYPDYKVVPMHPREAQHLLALPTVKAMQQENLLFFLGHFGELYTPTSSVRTVYNASSDWMLKFSLHVKITNSERVNLVRELHRGYDVSKLLKTAYGKAAKAEFPEIEFITDPAFITVNYQGETIDGFNISIRHNPFKGEDAGKNVSLLAALCQDGLLGQKPRIVHVIEEASISKNKALAHTAVNWFKQYLHLCVAPVVGLYNNFGMAFEFHQQNVMVELDKDYYPAKLYFRDNQGYFFSDAKAEELKAVYPGIAAESGSIVPNEYIIPKLTYYLLINNILGVVNAIASNGLADEKTLIDLVYLEFKQFENSDTTGLVDYIINRRSWEVKGNLLTNLCNIDEASAPIDNPAIYREFPNPLSKYFFSENLIKPQTNEVLYSRFFPKENVTINIRPFNIDRDLEMVHDWFNQEHAKPIWKMDGPIKGLELFYRTLLPNDASHSFIGEINGEPTFTIEPYWPMRDGVGACYEALTTDYGAHLLIAPTDKDKKFSFETGQALMDFIFEQPEVGKCIGEAAVESRAMHIFVTRLGFKLEKVIQMPYKMANLTFCYRDWYWDKFPEAKAYAMMKTAQFETEEI comes from the coding sequence ATGGAAACGAATACGTTAGACTCAATCAAGCTTCAGCAGATTTCAGAAGAAACTAATTTCAATGCGCTTCTAAACAGTTATTGTAGAGAATTTACCAACTGGAGCCGTTATACAGGTATCCCTAAATATGACGAATCTTTAGCCAATTACCTGGTTACAACAAGCGATCGTTTGCACATCAGGTTTGACTTTACAGCCATTGGTTTCGAAGTATACGCACCTTTAAAATTTTATGCCGATAGTGGCCGCCACGTATTTAATTTCCCTGTAATTGAAAGGAACGTTGATACAGATGCCATTAATCCAATCACTATTTACAGGTTTATGGAAATGGCCACCCAATTTAGTGCTCAGGAGTTCACTGCTGTTGATGCCGGTCTGGTAAAACAACGTTTGGCCAATAGCATAGAAAACCTTGAAGCATTTTTATCGTTTTTTAAAAAAAATGGAAAACCTGTAAATTTTGCAAAAATGAGCTTTATTGAGGCTGAGCAATCTTTAATTTTAGGTCATAATGCCCATCCCCTACCCAAAGGGAGATCTGGTTTTAACACTAAAGATGAACTTTTTAAATATTCACCGGAAACACAGGGAAAGTTTCAGCTGGCGTATTTTTTAATCGCAGCAGATAACATTAGTGAGAAAAATGCAGAAGGTTTCGATATGACGGATCTTTTCAGAATGGAATTGCTAGAGAGCAATCATGCAGAAATCATTAGTTTGCTCGATCAATATCCGGATTATAAAGTGGTACCCATGCACCCCCGGGAGGCCCAACACCTGCTTGCCCTTCCTACTGTAAAAGCGATGCAGCAAGAAAACCTGCTATTCTTTTTGGGGCACTTCGGAGAATTGTACACACCAACATCTTCCGTAAGAACGGTTTACAATGCATCGAGTGATTGGATGCTAAAATTTTCGCTACATGTAAAAATAACCAACTCGGAAAGGGTTAACCTGGTCAGGGAACTTCACCGGGGTTACGATGTAAGCAAATTGTTAAAAACAGCATACGGTAAGGCAGCCAAAGCAGAATTCCCTGAAATTGAATTTATTACCGACCCGGCGTTTATTACCGTAAATTATCAGGGCGAAACGATTGATGGATTTAACATCAGTATCAGACATAATCCTTTCAAAGGGGAAGATGCTGGCAAAAATGTAAGTTTATTGGCGGCGCTTTGTCAGGATGGTTTATTGGGCCAAAAACCAAGGATTGTCCATGTAATCGAGGAGGCATCCATCAGTAAAAATAAAGCACTTGCCCATACGGCCGTAAACTGGTTTAAACAATACCTCCACCTTTGTGTAGCTCCGGTTGTGGGCCTTTACAATAATTTTGGGATGGCTTTTGAGTTCCACCAACAAAATGTGATGGTAGAACTGGATAAAGATTATTATCCTGCCAAACTTTATTTCAGGGATAACCAGGGTTATTTCTTTAGTGACGCTAAAGCTGAGGAACTAAAAGCAGTTTATCCAGGTATAGCAGCAGAAAGCGGTTCGATTGTACCGAACGAATACATTATCCCTAAATTGACCTATTACCTACTCATCAACAACATTTTAGGTGTAGTAAATGCCATTGCGAGTAATGGTTTAGCTGATGAAAAAACGTTGATTGATCTGGTTTACCTTGAATTTAAACAATTCGAAAACAGTGATACCACTGGACTGGTCGATTATATCATCAACCGCCGCAGCTGGGAAGTAAAAGGTAATTTATTAACCAATCTTTGCAACATTGATGAAGCTAGTGCGCCCATTGATAATCCGGCCATTTACCGTGAGTTTCCAAATCCGCTGTCTAAATATTTTTTCTCCGAAAACCTGATCAAACCTCAAACCAATGAGGTATTATACAGCAGGTTTTTCCCGAAGGAAAATGTAACGATCAACATCCGGCCTTTTAATATCGACCGCGATCTGGAAATGGTTCATGACTGGTTTAACCAGGAACATGCCAAACCAATCTGGAAAATGGATGGCCCTATTAAAGGCCTGGAATTATTTTACAGAACTCTATTGCCGAATGATGCCTCTCACAGTTTTATCGGCGAAATCAATGGCGAACCTACTTTTACCATAGAGCCTTACTGGCCAATGCGTGATGGTGTGGGGGCTTGCTACGAAGCGTTAACTACCGATTATGGAGCACATTTATTGATTGCCCCTACCGATAAGGACAAAAAATTCAGTTTTGAAACCGGCCAGGCCTTGATGGATTTCATTTTCGAACAGCCAGAAGTAGGCAAATGTATCGGTGAAGCCGCAGTGGAAAGCCGTGCGATGCACATTTTTGTAACCAGATTGGGTTTCAAATTAGAGAAAGTAATCCAAATGCCTTATAAAATGGCCAATTTAACTTTCTGCTACCGCGATTGGTACTGGGATAAATTTCCTGAAGCCAAAGCTTATGCCATGATGAAAACAGCTCAATTTGAAACGGAGGAAATATAA
- a CDS encoding aspartate aminotransferase family protein yields MFTSNLEKHELIDFLTESPTKEIFHHENEAEYLHAMGKVTQAVKKFLNNNQQPFSGVSPSKLRPLFDSIEFEKTHDNYDALLKEVEQLYTSHAVAFHHPAYIAHLNCPIVIPAVAAEVMISAINSSIDTWDQSAGGTLIEQKLIEWTCDQIGFSKKADGIFTSGGTQSNLMGILLARDHYSITALNHNIKVDGLPREASRFRIFVSEKAHFSIQKNASLLGLGEKSVIKIKTDRSFRMNTILLEDAIKREIAQGNIPIAIVGTAGTTDFGNIDPLKELASISLKYNTWFHIDAAYGCGLLLTDKYRGLLNGIELAHSVTVDYHKSFFQPVSSSGFLVCDKNFFNLITHHADYLNPKDHDEDGLPNQVNKSIQTTRRFDALKLWFTLRMMGRNKLGGYFDTIIETAAKIAGLLHSDSDFELMNESDISALVFRYRPKNLRLDVCAMNQYIKKAMFNQGKALVAGTKINQQFYLKFTLLNPLTTISDIENIIKIIKKHGNEYVRLNQASADFRRN; encoded by the coding sequence ATGTTTACATCAAACCTCGAAAAACATGAACTTATTGATTTCCTCACGGAAAGTCCGACGAAGGAAATCTTTCACCATGAAAATGAAGCAGAATACCTGCATGCAATGGGAAAAGTTACCCAGGCGGTAAAAAAATTTCTCAACAACAATCAACAACCTTTCAGTGGCGTATCGCCGTCGAAATTAAGACCGCTGTTTGATTCGATTGAATTTGAAAAAACACACGACAACTACGATGCTTTACTTAAAGAAGTTGAACAACTTTATACCAGCCATGCGGTTGCCTTTCACCACCCTGCTTATATTGCACATTTAAACTGTCCGATTGTAATTCCCGCCGTAGCTGCTGAAGTGATGATTTCGGCCATCAATTCGTCAATCGATACCTGGGACCAAAGTGCCGGCGGTACCTTAATTGAACAAAAACTGATCGAATGGACCTGCGATCAGATCGGTTTCAGCAAAAAAGCAGATGGCATATTTACCAGTGGCGGCACCCAAAGCAATTTAATGGGCATTTTACTGGCCCGCGATCACTATTCCATTACCGCATTAAACCACAATATTAAAGTTGATGGATTACCCCGGGAAGCTTCCCGTTTCAGAATATTTGTTTCTGAAAAAGCGCATTTTAGTATCCAAAAAAATGCTTCACTATTGGGTTTGGGCGAAAAATCGGTAATCAAAATCAAAACCGACCGCAGTTTCAGGATGAATACCATTTTACTGGAAGATGCCATTAAGCGGGAAATTGCTCAGGGCAATATTCCTATTGCCATTGTAGGAACGGCAGGCACCACCGACTTCGGAAATATTGATCCGCTTAAAGAACTTGCATCTATAAGTCTAAAATACAATACCTGGTTCCATATCGATGCGGCTTATGGCTGTGGATTATTGTTAACAGATAAATATAGAGGCTTACTTAATGGTATCGAACTCGCACATTCGGTTACAGTTGATTATCATAAATCGTTCTTCCAGCCGGTAAGCAGCAGCGGTTTTCTGGTATGCGATAAAAACTTTTTCAACCTGATTACGCACCATGCTGATTACTTAAACCCAAAAGACCATGATGAGGATGGTTTACCGAACCAGGTGAACAAATCGATACAGACTACCCGCAGATTTGATGCCTTAAAACTTTGGTTTACACTCAGAATGATGGGCAGAAACAAACTGGGTGGCTATTTTGATACGATTATCGAAACCGCAGCCAAAATTGCCGGACTGTTACATTCAGATAGCGATTTCGAGCTGATGAACGAATCGGACATCAGTGCATTGGTGTTCCGTTACCGCCCAAAAAACTTGCGCTTAGATGTTTGCGCCATGAATCAATATATCAAAAAAGCAATGTTCAATCAAGGAAAAGCTTTAGTTGCCGGTACCAAGATTAACCAACAGTTCTACCTCAAATTTACACTACTTAACCCGCTAACTACCATCAGCGATATTGAAAACATTATTAAAATCATTAAAAAACATGGAAACGAATACGTTAGACTCAATCAAGCTTCAGCAGATTTCAGAAGAAACTAA